gcatgtattgtgagattttggggaacaagctctttcccttagtcagagcactgaagatgaattgtgggtgggtctttcaacatgacaatgacccgaagcacacagccaggaaaaccaaggagtggctccataagacgcatatcaaggttctggcgtggcctcgccagcctctatacctaaacccaatagaaaatctttggagggagctgaaactccgtgtttctcagcgacagcccagaaacctgtttgatctagagaagatctgtgtggaggagtgggccaaaatccctcctgcagtgtgtgcaaacctggtaaacaactacaggaaacgtttgacctctgtaattgcaaacaaaggctactgtaccaaatattaacattggtttctcaggtgttcaaatacttatttgcagctgtatcacacaaataaattatttaaaaaaaaacatacattgtgatttctcgatttgtctttttagattatctctctcacagtggacatgcatctacaatgaaaattttagacccctccatgatttctaaaagggagaacttgcaatacttGCATAACACTGCATTGAAGTGTTCCATATGAGAATAGGAGTCGATATGTgtgcattaaaaatatgaatgaacaGATGAGGCCGACTACTTAAGTTTCAAAGACCCACGGCAATAACTACCAGTATGTTACAACACGTACCCGCTGTCCTCAAGTTCAGAAGATTATCCCTTCTGATAATATCCCTGTCTCAGCTCTACTAAGAGCTTTGTTTATGACCACTGCTGAAGAACTATATAAAGGGCAAAGCATAGTTTACCTAATGTGAGTGCAGAACAGGAAGtgcaaaaagaaagagaaaattctctttgttttgtatCTTTTTATTCTGAGTCCTTCCAGACTGCTTCTCCTTCTGGATTCCAGCAACCCGCAAACTAACGTGCAGGTTAGTCTTCTCCtggcaaaaatttgaaattttgtgtctGTGGATGGTTTGATAAATTCAATCAAAACCGCAGTATAAGATTTGGGTTGGtcacatttgtcaaaatgttgctttttacaACTATGTTTAATTGAAATACAACTAAAGATGAATggaaattattatcattatgatGCAAtggaattgaaataaaattagtGTCAAGATGACATCCATTGTATTCTGAAATTACTGCAACTGTTTACTCTGATGCTACTACTTTGTTATAAAAATAACTTAATTCATCAAGTgttttactgtatttgaaataaTGCAGCGAATTTCTGATTGGGCAGAAATGAATGCAGGATCAGCAGAACCCAAGAGTGCCAATGCCAACCTTCCCAAGCCGAAGGAGAAGGAGATGAGACTGTTCAAGAGTAAGGTTCCCAAAGCTGGACAGAAGCGGTCAGTTGACAGTTATCCCACACGCACCCCcctcacaaaataaaataaaataaagtaatagTTCATTACAATGTCACCTTTATGAGTTGAACAATTGAATCGTCTTCTTAGATTTGATGAAGTTCCTGGGATGGACGGCATTGGAGGTAACCATCATAGGAATAAGTAATAAGTGAGACAGCCCCCCATaattttttgaatgtttattttcttggttttctttcttttagatGCTGAAGTCGTCTGCCCTTGGGAGGCTTTTGGTGAAATGGATCTGAGTGATCTGGCCCAGTTTGGCATCGTCTAGAATACAGTttataaatagataaatacgaTCCAGAAAATACGTAGCCCTGCTCTTTGACTGGTGGAGATTAGCTGGTATTGGTTAGTGAGTGGCAACAGTTGATCCTCTGCAATGGAGGGAACTTTTGGACAGCAGTCCGAAGGACTAATTTTTCATATTCTGGGCCACTGAGGTATTGCTGCATTTTTAAGTAAATCTCAAGAAGTCTCTGTTGTGAGGTTGTTATCCTGTTTAGCCCAGTGCTTGTAAAGGAGGGTGTAAAACACACTGTATTTCTACTTGGGTTTACTATAAGGATAATAATTGAACAATTGAGACAGTGTTACATATAATCTATCTATCTTGGGTTGCAAGctgttttaaatattgtaataaaGTAATATTTCAGTCACTCTCTCCAGACTTGCTATTTACCtgtaaaaagtgcttctacCTTCGAAAAATTTGTGTTgcaaaacgacttccggaatgaATTAATTGTCATGGGCACACTGCAAGGGactggactcaaatgcaggactccgaggcaaggatATGCTGTTGaggggtggttttattccagtctaagtaagcagtccaaaaaaggcggaagcacaaaaacgcgagGCTACAAGCAAGATCCAAAgacatgaaacgaggtccgatgactatgaggcaaaacttggaaacatgatcAAAACCATGACTTGACTATAGCATAGGAACACTGTCACGAAGGGAAGCACTACAAAACGCTTGAGTACTCACACACGATGATGCAGtccaacacacaaaaaacacatcgaactggcaaatgcaagcaacaaactcaaggcttaaatgcctggtctaattagtgtCCATATGGCGCAGGTGTGGAGAGGCAGCTccacccagggcagtggcttggccatgcccctgacattaatttcgtaagtagacgTGCCCATGTATTTCCTACCAATAACGTTCAAAGACATCaacaatggtgttttttttgtgttgatcGTCTGCCAACCCAGATTTGAGTTAGGGGGATCCGAAAATGGATCTATAGATCTGGAATCATCATATGAGTTAACTCCCTCTGGATCCCCTGGACGCAGCCTAACTTCATCCCAAGATCCTGAGACAAAGGTAACTCACTTGCAACTAGCATTAGGAGGCAATGTAAAGATCAAGCAATTTTTAGTTCTCCTCTTCTTCAATCTTTGTTGCAtaaacaatttaatttaatcaatCAATTATCAATTTAATAaatcatccaaccatccattttcttagacccataagctcacaagggttgcgggagtgctggaccctatcccagctgtcaaaaggcaggaggcagggtacaccctgaactggttgtcagccaattgcagggcacatcgaaacaagcagccacactcacaatcacagctaggggcaatttagagtgtccattaattgtttgtttttggaatgtgggaggaaaccggagtgcccagagaaaacaccacgtaggcatggagagaacatgaaaactccacacaggcgggtctgggatcgaacccgggacctcagaactgtgaggccaacgctttcctgctgatccaccgtgccgcctcatctTAATATAATtacttaatttaaaaatgtaaaatgaaataaagtttgTCTTGTTTAAATAATAGTTAAACCTAGTAATGCGCAGATGTTTTAACTGCTGCTGATTTGTACGACATATTGGCTTGTGAAATACAACACATGTACTCCAGTTGGTTTACGAAATGTGCGAGCTGATTTCAtcactatttttatttagaGAGAACTGCAGGCCCAGTGATGATGTACACCTTACCTGAACATTTTGGAGGCAGAGAGCACTTGAAAGAGGTATCTCAAAAAAGATAGAGGTCTGCAGAGGGTAATGCCTTCAGAGAGGACCATACCACTGTGATGATACAGTGCATGACATCTGTTGTCTTGCCATGGCATAAAACAGCCTTCATCCACCTACCTCTGTAGAAGAAGCCATTGAGCTTTACATGTTCTTCCGTGCTTCCATACGAATGCAGATTTCATGATCACAATCTGCTCTACAGGATCAACTGACAGGTTCATGGAACCCTCCAAAAATGGTTGAACTCAGCGTGTGTATGAAAAAACTTAAAATCTTGCGTGCATTGTCTATCATTTATAATTCAAACTTTCTAATGCATTGTGTCTGGTGGTATATAATGTAATGATTGCAATACTGTGTATGCTTAATGTCAAATGTAGCTCTTACGCTATCTCCTGATACTGAGCAGTGAAACCTTTTTCTGTTTCGATACTAAGTTGGTGTTCATTCTAGCACTAAGGAATGGTACCTTCCTAATTTTGAGGAGGCAGGGTGCTCCTGTGAATTGACGGTCTGTGTatgctgcagcaaaacaattAGATGTAACAAAATTTTGTGAATATTAGTATTTATGTCATCTCTCATCCAAATAGATCAGGTCAACTACTGTTTGAACTATTTGTTTACTGTAGGTATTTGAATGCCATGCCACTCTACATTAATGTTAAAATGCAGTAGTCAAACTTCCAGCAAATGAAGCATACTTATGAATCTTTTAATATGGCAAGTTCTTTACTAGAGTTTGCACATATTACAGTAGATGCGACCGGTGGACTTCTGTGCTGTGTAGTTTTAAAGACCACATCGTGACACAGGATTCGTCCCGGAGGcaatctccatttatttgacaaGGTTGCTGTGAACAAGGCAAaacaaatactaataataatatttgcagCCTCAAGCAAGGACCATTATGTACATCGTCGAAAAGGACATAACCAACATAATAATGAACGTACCTGCTgtgaacaaaacaaatacatcatCCTCAATACATATTAAGAAGTGCGAATACCCCTCAAACACGGTGTAGCTTATCACAACGTAAATCGTCGAAAAGGGGAGGGGTGACGACGGTCGCAGTACTTCTTACGGGAGGGTGTGTCCCATCTAAGTGTACGTGGGCGTGCAAGGCTTAAATACAACGTTCCACTCCAGGTTAATATGTCAGGcaactatttacaaattttgtgtgactataaaaaataaattaaacaaatatacTTTTAACTCTTGTtacattcacccccccccctagaTTACACAAAATTACGTCATATAttacatacctgtcaactcgtacggtttacctgtagttcatacggattttgtggtgaatcttacgtatacaGCCGTATATCagaaatcatacggattctgaatATTTCCGTTTGCTTTTGCCCAGAATGGAGCTCGTCTactctattgtggggaaaacccaaagcCGGGGAATTCAAAACGTAGCCTGCATCAAAGATGTTTGTCACAGCAGATATGATGTTTTAGCGCAGCggaaaatgttgatttagattaccaaaatactttcatttccggTAACTTTCCAGTAAATCCTTGGCCCAGATCGAACACCGCCAAGGCGGAACTCTCACCACGGGTAACATGGAGGCTGCGGCCGAGGAGCTGCTGGTCGACTCTCAGCTACCTGTCACAATCGATCAAATCGTTAACAATACGCTATTGGTGACGCAGACCTATCGAGATAGGAGCTATACGGAGATATTacttgactgcaacaaaaagtgagtgtcattttttatcttgactttgatcatttgtggctcaaattaatttgacttagtTCGTAGCTAATGTAGCGTGCATGCTCGCTAGTTAGCTGCCTGggcctcattacaaatacatgggattattgtatctgacattgtagctctcttgttagcattctagctcatggtcgtgtttttataagagctgacaataatataattgaatgctgtgttttcaccacaaggTTGTCACATGTATGTCAAGATAGACGTTCCATTTACTAAGATTGAGAATGGCTTcattgtgtggtgtttacataattgacccctccgtacagggcacttaaccacgcctcctgaagttacgtcac
The DNA window shown above is from Syngnathoides biaculeatus isolate LvHL_M chromosome 3, ASM1980259v1, whole genome shotgun sequence and carries:
- the LOC133497988 gene encoding retinal cone rhodopsin-sensitive cGMP 3',5'-cyclic phosphodiesterase subunit gamma-like isoform X2: MLPAPRSEMNAGSAEPKSANANLPKPKEKEMRLFKSKVPKAGQKRFDEVPGMDGIGDAEVVCPWEAFGEMDLSDLAQFGIV
- the LOC133497988 gene encoding retinal cone rhodopsin-sensitive cGMP 3',5'-cyclic phosphodiesterase subunit gamma-like isoform X3 — protein: MNAGSAEPKSANANLPKPKEKEMRLFKSKVPKAGQKRFDEVPGMDGIGDAEVVCPWEAFGEMDLSDLAQFGIV
- the LOC133497988 gene encoding retinal cone rhodopsin-sensitive cGMP 3',5'-cyclic phosphodiesterase subunit gamma-like isoform X1, which gives rise to MILTNTGHLYTQTTIETHIYTIIEWELNTCCLHQGSAEPKSANANLPKPKEKEMRLFKSKVPKAGQKRFDEVPGMDGIGDAEVVCPWEAFGEMDLSDLAQFGIV